The Candidatus Pantoea soli genome window below encodes:
- a CDS encoding aminotransferase-like domain-containing protein yields the protein MTRYQHLACLLSDRIEQGLYRSGERLPSVRTLSLEHGVSISTVQQAYHLLEEKLLIVPQPRSGYFVATRKATPPVPALTRPVQRPVEITQWDAVLELLSSRTGGDTLQLGSGMPDLSQPTLKPLWKIMARQAQKQDIATLNYDSLLGVTALREEVARLAIDSGCQLTAEDIVITTGCHEALSASVRAVCEPGDIIAVESPAFHGTMQTLRGFGIRAIEIPTDSVTGISLEALELAFEQWPIKAVVVVPNCNNPLGFIMPEARKRALLTLTQRFDAAIIEDDVYGELAWEYPRPITLKSLDMDGRVLLCSSFSKTLAPGLRVGWVAPGRYRDRVLHMKYIGTGSTATQPQHAVAEFIRQGHYLPHLRRMRQVYQRNYETFSCWVRHYFPCGICVSRPQGSFLMWVELPEAFDAVRMNAELRALNIQVAVGSLFSASGKYRNCLRLNYGLPMNAQTERAVAQLGAAIERAMHAASTDAPASSVTD from the coding sequence ATGACGCGCTATCAGCATCTGGCCTGTTTGTTATCGGACCGTATTGAACAGGGGCTGTACCGTAGCGGCGAGCGACTGCCTTCGGTGCGTACCCTGAGTCTGGAACACGGCGTCAGCATCAGTACCGTGCAGCAGGCCTACCATCTGCTGGAAGAGAAGCTGCTGATTGTGCCGCAGCCGCGTTCCGGCTATTTCGTGGCCACGCGCAAAGCCACCCCGCCGGTGCCTGCGCTGACGCGACCGGTGCAGCGCCCGGTTGAGATCACGCAGTGGGACGCGGTGCTGGAATTGCTCAGCAGCCGGACCGGCGGCGATACCCTGCAGCTCGGCAGTGGCATGCCGGATTTATCACAGCCAACGCTGAAACCCCTATGGAAAATCATGGCGCGCCAGGCGCAGAAGCAGGATATCGCCACGCTTAACTACGACAGTCTGCTGGGCGTGACGGCCCTGCGCGAAGAGGTCGCGCGCCTCGCCATCGACAGCGGCTGTCAGCTGACGGCGGAGGATATTGTTATTACCACCGGCTGCCATGAGGCGCTGTCGGCCTCGGTGCGTGCGGTCTGCGAGCCGGGCGATATTATCGCCGTCGAATCGCCGGCTTTTCATGGCACCATGCAGACGCTGCGCGGCTTCGGCATCCGGGCGATTGAGATCCCGACTGATTCGGTAACCGGCATCAGCCTTGAAGCCCTTGAGCTGGCGTTTGAACAGTGGCCAATCAAAGCCGTGGTGGTGGTGCCCAACTGCAATAACCCGCTGGGTTTTATCATGCCGGAAGCACGCAAGCGCGCGCTGCTGACGCTGACGCAACGCTTCGATGCCGCCATCATTGAGGACGACGTATATGGCGAGCTGGCGTGGGAGTATCCGCGGCCAATTACCCTGAAATCGCTGGATATGGATGGCCGCGTGCTGCTGTGCAGCTCCTTTTCTAAAACGCTGGCACCGGGTCTGCGTGTGGGCTGGGTCGCGCCGGGGCGCTATCGCGATCGCGTGTTGCACATGAAATACATCGGCACCGGCTCGACGGCAACGCAGCCGCAGCACGCGGTGGCGGAGTTTATCCGCCAGGGGCACTACCTGCCGCACCTGCGCCGCATGCGTCAGGTGTATCAGCGCAACTATGAAACCTTCAGCTGCTGGGTGCGTCATTACTTTCCCTGCGGCATTTGCGTGTCGCGGCCGCAGGGCAGTTTTCTGATGTGGGTTGAGCTGCCGGAAGCGTTTGACGCCGTGCGGATGAATGCTGAATTGCGGGCGCTGAATATTCAGGTCGCCGTAGGATCGCTGTTTTCGGCGTCGGGGAAATACCGCAACTGCCTGCGTCTGAATTATGGCCTGCCGATGAATGCGCAGACCGAGCGGGCGGTGGCGCAGCTGGGCGCGGCGATTGAGCGTGCGATGCATGCAGCCAGTACCGATGCACCTGCTTCCTCCGTGACGGATTAG
- the thiE gene encoding thiamine phosphate synthase, translating into MTHAFPATAPQLGLYPVVDSTAWIARLLDAGVRTIQLRIKDRQEHEVEEAVRTAIALGKQYRARLFINDYWRLAIQYQAYGVHLGQEDLEVADLAAIRNAGLRLGISTHDDAELDRALALRPSYIALGHIFPTQTKEMPSAPQGLTELKRHLARLPHISTVAIGGITLARAPEVKATGVGSIAVVSAITQAPDWRAATRQLLDIAGAGSGIAETPSSSVSG; encoded by the coding sequence ATGACACACGCTTTTCCCGCGACCGCCCCGCAGCTGGGGCTCTATCCGGTGGTCGACAGCACGGCGTGGATCGCACGCCTGCTGGACGCCGGGGTGCGGACTATCCAGCTGCGCATTAAAGATCGTCAGGAGCATGAGGTCGAGGAGGCGGTGCGTACCGCCATCGCGCTCGGCAAACAGTATCGTGCCCGCCTGTTTATCAACGATTACTGGCGGCTGGCTATTCAGTATCAGGCTTATGGTGTGCATCTTGGTCAGGAGGATCTGGAGGTGGCCGATCTGGCTGCCATTCGTAACGCCGGCCTGCGTCTGGGGATCTCCACGCATGACGACGCCGAACTGGATCGCGCGCTGGCGCTGCGCCCCTCTTACATTGCCCTTGGCCACATTTTCCCGACGCAGACCAAAGAGATGCCTTCCGCACCGCAGGGCCTGACGGAACTGAAGCGCCATCTGGCGCGCTTACCGCATATTTCTACCGTCGCCATTGGCGGAATCACACTGGCACGTGCGCCAGAGGTGAAAGCCACCGGCGTCGGCAGCATTGCGGTGGTGAGCGCGATTACCCAGGCGCCGGACTGGCGTGCTGCCACCCGGCAGCTGCTGGATATCGCAGGCGCCGGAAGCGGGATCGCAGAGACGCCGTCATCTTCTGTATCCGGATAA